In Sphingobacteriaceae bacterium, the following proteins share a genomic window:
- a CDS encoding macrolide ABC transporter ATP-binding protein, producing MEELISIRSLKKTYKIGDEIIEALKDVSLSIYKNEYVALMGPSGSGKSTLMNTLGCLDSPTSGQYILNGLSVAQMTDNELAEVRNKEIGFVFQTFNLLPRATTLDNVALPLVYAGFSKADREKRAKEVLESVGLGNRMNHKPNELSGGQRQRVAIARALVNNPAIILADEPTGNLDSKTSVEIMGLFEEIHKKGNTIILVTHEEDIALHAHRIVRLKDGLVESDSLNTKITTYKNRMEEMDKN from the coding sequence GTGGAAGAACTCATTTCAATAAGAAGTTTAAAAAAGACTTATAAAATAGGCGACGAGATCATAGAAGCGCTTAAAGATGTGTCGCTAAGTATTTATAAAAATGAGTATGTAGCACTCATGGGTCCTTCCGGCAGCGGCAAGTCTACCCTGATGAATACCCTTGGTTGTCTCGATAGTCCTACTTCTGGTCAATACATTTTAAATGGTCTTTCGGTAGCGCAAATGACGGACAATGAATTGGCAGAAGTGCGCAACAAAGAAATAGGTTTTGTTTTCCAGACTTTTAATTTGTTGCCCCGGGCTACAACACTGGATAATGTTGCTCTGCCGTTGGTTTATGCCGGTTTCAGCAAAGCAGACCGGGAAAAACGCGCAAAAGAAGTTTTAGAAAGTGTTGGCTTGGGTAATCGCATGAATCATAAGCCAAATGAATTAAGCGGTGGACAACGCCAGCGTGTGGCCATTGCCCGAGCACTGGTTAACAATCCCGCCATCATTCTTGCCGATGAGCCAACCGGAAATCTCGATAGTAAAACTTCTGTCGAAATTATGGGGCTTTTTGAAGAGATACACAAAAAAGGAAATACAATCATTCTTGTTACTCATGAGGAAGACATAGCTCTTCATGCCCACCGCATAGTACGTTTAAAAGATGGGCTTGTAGAAAGCGATTCTTTGAATACAAAAATCACCACCTACAAAAACCGCATGGAAGAAATGGATAAAAACTGA
- a CDS encoding glycosyltransferase, giving the protein MQIVVNTRLLLKNRLEGIGWFGYQTLKRITRKNPNVHFVFLFDRPFDEEFIFSDNITPLVVSPQARHPFLYYAWLQLSVKGVLTKMKPDLFLSPDGFLSLGAPCKQLPVIHDLNFIHYPKDSKWLTAKYYNYYFPRFAKEASRIATVSEFSKQELISNYKIEASKIDVVYNGIHSFFKPLDELTKQKTKEKFSYGKNYFVNVGSLHPRKNIPSLIRAFSEFKKESHSDFKLVLAGPGFWGLSDINKTLEESAYKEDIIFTGRLSDEDLGLVLGSATALTFIPYYEGFGIPLVEAMEAEVPIITSNVTSLPEIAGDAALLVNPTEIHDVKNAMLRMYGEEALRNALIQKGRIQKQKFSWDKSADLLWESVLKTTD; this is encoded by the coding sequence GTGCAGATCGTTGTTAATACCCGGTTATTATTGAAAAACCGACTTGAGGGAATTGGTTGGTTTGGTTACCAGACCCTGAAACGTATTACCCGGAAAAACCCGAATGTTCACTTTGTATTTTTATTTGACCGACCCTTTGACGAGGAGTTCATTTTTTCGGATAATATTACGCCATTGGTTGTTTCTCCTCAGGCGCGTCACCCCTTTTTGTATTATGCCTGGTTACAATTATCCGTTAAGGGTGTGCTTACTAAAATGAAACCCGATTTGTTCCTGTCTCCTGATGGATTTTTAAGTCTTGGAGCTCCCTGCAAGCAATTGCCGGTGATTCACGATCTTAACTTTATACATTACCCAAAGGATAGTAAATGGCTGACCGCTAAATATTATAATTATTACTTCCCCAGGTTTGCGAAAGAAGCTAGCAGAATAGCTACTGTTTCGGAATTCAGTAAACAAGAGCTCATTTCAAATTACAAAATCGAAGCTTCTAAGATTGATGTGGTTTACAATGGTATTCATTCCTTTTTTAAACCTTTAGATGAGCTCACGAAACAAAAAACCAAAGAAAAGTTCTCCTACGGAAAAAACTATTTTGTGAATGTGGGTTCTTTACATCCGCGAAAAAACATCCCTTCTCTGATCAGGGCCTTTTCTGAGTTTAAGAAAGAAAGTCATTCTGATTTTAAGTTAGTGCTTGCAGGGCCTGGCTTTTGGGGACTTTCGGACATAAACAAAACCCTTGAAGAAAGTGCTTATAAAGAAGACATCATTTTTACCGGAAGATTAAGCGATGAGGATCTTGGACTTGTTTTAGGGAGCGCCACTGCATTGACTTTTATACCCTATTACGAAGGCTTCGGCATTCCTTTAGTGGAAGCTATGGAGGCAGAAGTTCCTATCATTACCAGTAATGTAACCAGTTTGCCAGAGATTGCCGGAGATGCCGCATTACTTGTAAATCCGACAGAAATTCACGACGTAAAAAATGCCATGCTTCGTATGTACGGTGAAGAGGCTTTAAGGAATGCTCTTATACAAAAAGGAAGAATTCAGAAACAGAAGTTTTCATGGGATAAGAGTGCGGATTTGTTGTGGGAGAGTGTTTTAAAAACGACAGACTAG
- a CDS encoding 3-deoxy-D-manno-octulosonic acid transferase, giving the protein MFFYNFIVRLYGFVILAASLRKEKAKQWVRGRKNWRLELSRKIAPFAGRKRVWVHCASYGEFEQGRPLMEAIRKQHPDYVIVLSFFSPSGYEAFKTWSGADLICYLPLDTRANAKAFISSINPNIALFIKYEFWVNFLFRLKKQNIPTFLVSAVFKPHHPFFKWYGGLFRRSLKTFTELFIQDDASAALLQSIGMKNYEVCGDTRFDRVVEIKNNFTPLPFFEEFCGNKKVIIAGSTWPKDEELLIEMFKNLNDPDLKLILAPHHVDDKTIQNLENLLSKNDLVYTLYSDQKQNSASSILIVNAMGLLNKIYHYATVTYIGGGFNSGIHNCLEPAVYLKPVLFYGGDDYHKYNEAIDLLKMGAAKNVSNANEAEKEILHFLNSHEEIKKVEERLSTYFAKNSGTTEKVLGFINWD; this is encoded by the coding sequence ATGTTTTTTTACAATTTTATCGTTCGTTTATACGGCTTTGTAATTCTTGCAGCTTCTCTCAGAAAAGAAAAAGCAAAACAATGGGTGCGCGGAAGAAAGAACTGGAGATTGGAACTTAGCCGCAAAATCGCCCCTTTTGCAGGACGTAAAAGAGTATGGGTGCATTGCGCCTCTTATGGCGAGTTCGAGCAGGGACGACCGCTAATGGAAGCCATTCGTAAACAACATCCGGATTATGTAATAGTGCTTAGTTTCTTTTCACCAAGCGGATATGAAGCATTTAAAACCTGGAGCGGAGCTGATCTTATTTGTTATCTTCCGTTGGACACCAGGGCGAATGCAAAAGCGTTTATTAGTAGTATTAATCCGAACATAGCTCTTTTTATTAAATACGAATTCTGGGTAAATTTTTTATTCCGCTTAAAAAAACAAAATATTCCAACATTCCTGGTTTCAGCGGTTTTTAAGCCACACCACCCTTTCTTTAAATGGTATGGAGGCTTATTCAGAAGATCTTTAAAAACGTTCACAGAATTATTTATCCAGGATGATGCCTCCGCTGCTTTATTGCAAAGTATAGGGATGAAGAACTACGAAGTGTGCGGTGATACGCGTTTTGACCGGGTGGTGGAGATAAAAAATAATTTTACGCCGCTTCCGTTTTTTGAAGAATTTTGCGGTAACAAAAAAGTAATTATTGCGGGAAGTACCTGGCCCAAAGATGAAGAACTTTTAATTGAGATGTTTAAAAATTTAAATGATCCTGATTTGAAACTAATTTTAGCACCGCATCATGTGGATGATAAAACCATTCAAAACCTTGAGAACCTGCTTTCAAAAAACGATCTCGTTTATACTTTGTATAGCGACCAAAAACAAAATTCCGCTTCGTCCATCCTAATCGTAAATGCGATGGGTCTCCTAAACAAGATTTACCATTACGCGACTGTCACTTATATTGGCGGTGGTTTCAACTCCGGTATTCATAATTGTCTTGAGCCCGCAGTGTATTTAAAACCCGTTCTTTTTTACGGTGGTGACGATTATCACAAATACAATGAAGCTATAGACCTTCTTAAGATGGGCGCCGCAAAAAATGTTTCTAACGCCAATGAAGCAGAAAAAGAAATCCTTCATTTTTTAAATTCACACGAGGAAATTAAAAAAGTGGAAGAGAGATTAAGTACTTATTTCGCGAAAAATTCAGGAACTACGGAGAAGGTGCTTGGGTTTATTAATTGGGACTAG